The window CAAAACACATTCAGCGCTTCCTCTGTGTAGGGCAGTGGCAGCAGGTCGTTAAAATAGTGGCCGCCATGCTCGCTCCAGCTGAGATGGTCCGACACCATGATAGGCTCAATGTCATTTACCAGCGCCTGCAACCGGCGTACATGGTCAGGATTCATGCTGGTGGCAGAACCTAAAGAGAGGCCAATACCGTGACAGCTGATGTCGTAGTCGGCACGGATATGCTGCAGAGTGCGGCGCGCCGGTGAAAATGGCGCCAAGTAGTTTTCGCTGTGGATCTCGAGCCAGCTGAGCGGCGTCGGCTGGTGGCGGAAAAAATCGAGATGGGCGGGGCGCAGACCGACACCGACCAAGGGGTGAGAAATCGCAGGCTTCATGGTGGTATCCTTATCCTTGAACGTCATTCGACACGTGCTGCTGAAGGTGCATAAAGAGCGGTCGATGAGTCGTCCGGGCAGAACGTACGGCGCTGCCGTACGTTCGCTCAGGCATAGTGCAGTGCAGGCTTATTTCGGCTCCATGGTGCTGCCGCCGGCCAGTTTGTCGCACAGTCCTTTTGGCATCACCACAAAGGCATCTTTCTGATGGTCCATTTTGGACGTACCGGCGCAGGAGCTGGATTTGGTCGCGCAGTCATTGTGGCCCGCTTTAGCCACGCCATAGCATTTCTCTTTCTCAGCGGCCATTGCCGGTGTTGCGCTCAGCAGAGTACCACCCATGGCCAGCAGGCCGGTAATTGCGGCGGTGACCGCCAGATTTGATTTGCTCATTGTTTTATCCTCTTAACTGTTCCATGTGTAACAAACGGCCGTTGTAACTGAATGGAGTAGCGCGCTTGCTTAGAGAAAAAGAGAGGATGGCGGACAGAAAACTTTCACCCTGCGCGCAAATTTTGTGCTTTTATTTATAATTTTAATGATTAAGTGAATGATTTATAGGTAATAAAAATTTGCTGATTTTTTTGTCATTTTACTCTGCGGGCCGGTCAGCATGCTGGATAAATCTGCAGCAAATCCATGCCCGACCATGCTTGGGTCTGACTGCGTTTACAGGTATAATCGTTCAAATTATGTATAAATAACCAGTAGCTTAGCCATGATAGATCCCTCTCTCTTAATTGACGGTTTGAACGACAAACAACGCGAAGCGGTGGCTGCACCGCTTGAAAACCTGTTAGTGCTGGCGGGGGCAGGCAGTGGTAAAACCCGGGTGCTGGTGCATCGCATTGCGTGGCTGATGTCGGTCGAGCAGGCATCGCCGTTTTCGATCATGTCGGTGACCTTCACCAACAAAGCCGCCGCGGAAATGCGCGGCCGGATTGAAGAGCTGATGATGGGCAGCGCGTCGGGGATGTGGAACGGCACTTTCCACGGCATTTGTCATCGTATTCTGCGTGCCCACTATCTTGATGCTAAGCTGCCGGAAGATTTTCAGATCATCGATGGTGATGATCAGCAGCGTCTGCTGAAACGTCTGATCAAAGCGCAGAATCTGGATGACAAACAGTGGCCGGCGCGCCAGGTTTCGTGGTGGATCAACGGTAAGAAAGACGAAGGGCTGCGCCCGGCGCACATCGATGCGTACCGCGATCCGGTCACTCAGACTTATTTGCAGATTTACTCGGCGTATCAGGAAGCGTGTGATCGCGCAGGTCTGGTCGACTTTGCCGAAATCCTGCTGCGTGCGCTCGAGCTGCTGCGCGATAACAAGCATATTCGCGAGCACTATCAGGCGCGCTTCAAACATATTCTGGTCGACGAATTTCAGGATACCAACAACATCCAGTACGCCTGGCTGCGCATGATGGCCGGCCCGGATGCCCATGTGATGATCGTTGGTGATGATGACCAGTCGATTTACGGCTGGCGCGGCGCCAAAGTCGAGAATATCGAAAAGTTTACCCTCGAATTTCCGAGCGTGAACACCATCCGCCTCGAGCAGAACTACCGCTCGACCAAAACCATTCTTGAAGCGTCCAACACCCTGATTGCCAATAACACCGAGCGGATGGGGAAAGAAACTGTGGACCGAAGGCCAGGTAGGCGATCCGATTTCGGTCTATTCGGCGTATAACGAGCTGGATGAAGCGCGCTTTGTGGTCGGTAAAATCAAAGAGTGGCACGACAACGGCGATATCCTCAATGATTGCGCGATCCTGTACCGTAACAACGCCCAGTCACGGGTGCTGGAAGAGGCGCTGATTCAGGCCGGTCTGGCGTACCGCATTTATGGCGGCATGCGCTTCTTCGAGCGGCAGGAAATCAAAGATGCGCTCAGCTATCTGCGCCTGATGAATAACCGTTTTGATGACACCGCGTTCGAGCGGGTGGTCAATACACCAACTCGTGGCCTGGGCGATAAAACCCTGGATACGATACGTTTTGCGGCCCGTGACCGCGGTTGTACCCTGTGGCAGGCCAGTGTGGCCCTGCTGGAAGAAAAAGTCCTGGCCGGGCGCGCGGCATCGGCACTGAGCCGTTTTGTTGAGCTGATTAACGCGCTGGAAGATGACAGCGCGGAAATGCCGTTGCATGAGCAGACCGACCATGTGATCAAAACCTCCGGCCTGTTTGAGATGTACCAGCAGGAAAAAGGCGAGAAGTCCAAAGCACGGATTGAGAACCTGGAAGAGCTGGTCACCGCGACCCGTCAGTTTGAAAAGCCGGAAGAAGCGGACGAAATGACCATGCTGACTGCGTTTCTGACCCATGCGGCACTGGAAGCCGGCGAAGGTCAGGCGGATGAATTTGACGATGCGGTGCAGCTGATGACGCTGCACAGTGCCAAAGGGCTGGAATTCCCGCTGGTGTTTATGGTCGGGGTGGAAGAGGGCATGTTCCCGAGCCAGATGTCCGCCGAGGAAGCCGGACGTCTCGAAGAAGAGCGCCGTTTGTGCTACGTCGGTATGACCCGGGCGATGAAGAAACTCTACATCACCTACGCCGAGATGCGCCGTTTGTACGGGCAGGACAAATACCACAAGCCGTCGCGTTTTATTCGGGAGCTGCCGGAAACCTGCCTGGACGAAGTACGCATGAAAGCCCAGGTCAGCCGTCCGGCCAGCAGTGGCCGTTTCAGCCAGACCGTGGTGAAAGAGACCTTTAACGAAACCGGCTTCAACTTAGGTTCGCGGGTGATGCACCCGAAATTTGGTGAAGGCACCATTATCAACTTTGAAGGCAGCGGCGCGCAGAGCCGGGTCCAGGTGGCGTTCAATGGTGAAGGTATCAAGTGGCTGGTGACTGCTTATGCCAAACTGGAAAAACTGTAACTGGCATAGTGTTGCTGTAACAGAACCGGTCTGATGGCCGGTTTTTTTATGCATCGTGGCTGGCGTGGTTCGTGACTTGTTTGTCCGGCGCAGAAAAAGAAAAACCCCGAGGGGCCTGAGCCCTTCGGGGTTATAGTCTTACTCGCAGCAATCCGGCTACTAAAAGGTGCTCCCTGCATCTTTTCCCTGATAAGTGTGCTGTAATCCTTCAGCGCAATCCGTTCATCGCCATCCTAGCGGTGTCCTTGATCATCCTGATCTGCTAACCATCCACGTTAGCTCACATCACTTGTTCCCTGAGCGGTGTCCCTGACATCATCCTGATGTTAAGTCCTTTCCTCGTCCAGAGGAGTCCATCGTCTTTCCCTTGTCGTCGCCATCCTGGTAACGATTGAGTCCGTTCAATGTCCTGTTTGCTATCCTTGCCGATCATTCATCCTGAACAACCGCATCTTCATCCTGAAGATCACCAATCCTTAGTGATTCCCTATTCCGTGTCAGCATCCTTCCGACACCGTTCATATTACTGATTACACGCTTTTCAGCAACGTAGTGAAATCGATTTCTTGAATAATTATTTCACTTTTATTACATGCGATCCATTTAAATCAATGGTTTAGCTTGGTTGTCTACCCGTTTTTCCTAATAAAAAGCGAAATTTACCTACCGGCTTGTGAGAGATCTCTTACAAGCCGGCGGGCTGATCGGCCAGAACGTAACTAGGCACCGAATGGCTAATTACCGATCGCCACCCCTTCGCGGCGCGGATCCGCCGCGCCCTGCAGGCCCTGTTCGCTGATGCGAATGGCGTGCAGCCCCGAGTTGAGATCACGTATCGTCACCTTGACGCCGAGTTTCTCCAGCTCCGGAGCCAGTTTTTCAGCGGCCGTGCCCTGCTCCAGATCGGTGTCGGCGAAGCGGCTCAGTACGTGTGGTTGATTGATAGCGGACTGAATATCCATGCCCCATTGCAGATGGGCGATCAGTGCTTGAGCCACATAGCCGATGATGCGGCTGCCGCCGGGTGAGCCGATCGCCAGATAAGGTTTATCCCCCTGCATCACCACCGTGGGTGACATGGAAGAACGCGGCCGTTTGCCCGGCTCGAGCCGGTTGGCAATCGGACGGCCGTTGTTGTGGGTGGCAAAGGAAAAGTCGGTCAGCTCGTTGTTGAGCAGAAAACCGCGTACAAACAGACGTGAGCCGAACACATTCTCTATCGACGTGGTCATTGAGACCACATTGCCGTCTTTGTCAACGATATTGAAGTGGCTGGTGGAAGGCAGTTCAAGCGACTGATCGTCGCTGAGCAGCATGGCATGCTGCCAGTGCGGATTGCCAGCTTTGACCTCACTCAGCGCCTTGCCCGGAGTGATCAGTTTGGCGCGCCGGCCGAGATAGGCTTTGTCGAGCAGACCTTCGCTCGGCATCGGCACATAATCCTGGTCGGCCATGTACAGGCCGCGGTCGGCAAAGGCCAGGCGCGAAGCGTCGCCAATTACCTGCCAGGACAGGGCACTGTCCTGGCCCCAGCCTTTGAGGTCGTATTTCTCACTGATGGCGAGGATTTGACCCAGTGTCAGGGCGCCGGAGCTGGGTGGCCCCATGCCGCATACCTGATAGCTTTGGTATGGCGCGCACACCGCATCACGCTGCTTAATTTGGTAGGCATCAAAATCAGCCTGCGCAAGCACTCCCGGGTTGCCGGGCGCCTGTTGTACCGTGCGCACGATGTCGCGGGCAATCTCGCCCTGATAGAAAGCTTTGGCACCGTGTTGCGCGATCTGCTCTAACGTATCGGCATACATGGGATTTTTGAGATTGTGACCCGCCTGCAGTGGCTGGCCCTTGGCGTCAAAGAAGTAGGCTTCTGCACCGGCAAAGCGGCTCAGCCGGTCGGCATCTTCGGCAATCAGGGTCGCAAGACGCGGGCTGACTTCAAATCCTTGCCGGGCGAGTGCAATAACCGGCTCAATCAGGCGCGCCCATTGCAGCTGACCATATTTTTGATGGGTATCCCACAGCAGTTTGACTGTGCCGGGAGTGCCGACCGAGCGTCCGCCGACTACGGCATCATAGAACTCTAGCGGCTGGCCGCTTGCGTCCTGAAACAGAGTTGGCGTCGCGGCCAGCGGCGCGGTTTCACGCCCGTCATAGGTGGTCAGCTCCTGATTTTCGGCGTCAAAATAGACCAGAAATGCCCCGCCGCCGATGCCGGACGACTGCGGCTCGACCAGGCCGAGCATCAGTTGCACCGCCACCATGGCATCAATCGCATTACCACCGGCGCGCAGTACCTTAGCTCCTGCCTCGGCCGCCAGCGGGTTGGCCGCTGTGACCATCCAGTGCTGGGCGCTGACCAGGTTCTTCTCCTGATAGCCGCTGCTCTGCTCCGGCGCGACACTGTCGGTCACCTGGCCTGAGAGGGTCGAATCGGCGCCGTGCGCGCCTAACGATAATAACAGCCCGGATAAGGCCA is drawn from Vibrio sp. CDRSL-10 TSBA and contains these coding sequences:
- a CDS encoding DUF2282 domain-containing protein, with protein sequence MSKSNLAVTAAITGLLAMGGTLLSATPAMAAEKEKCYGVAKAGHNDCATKSSSCAGTSKMDHQKDAFVVMPKGLCDKLAGGSTMEPK